Sequence from the Afifella aestuarii genome:
AGGTCTCGCCGACCGTTTCGCCTCGGGGCGCGCGCTTCTGATCGGCGAGGCCGCGCATATTTTTCCCCCGATCGGAGCTCAGGGCCTCAATCTCGGCCTGCGCGACGTCGAAGCCCTCAAAACGGTCCTGTCACTCAATCGCAACCGGCTCGACGAAGGCACGGCCACAGAATTTCATCGCCTTCGCCAGGCCGATGTTCGCAGCCGTACGCTTGCAGTCGATCTCCTGAACCGATCGCTGCTGACCGGGCTTCTGCCGGTCCAGGCGTTGCGCGCGGTCGCGCTCTCGGCAGCCGGCGGCTTTGCGCCCTTTCGACGGTTTCTGATGCAGCAGGGTCTGGCGAAGACGTTCCGGGGCCTCTGAGAGTTAGGATCCAAACGGATCGAGCGGCAAAAGGCCCGTGGTGACGAGATAAAGAACGAGGCTGACAGTGACCACGGACGCCGCGGTTCCGAGTAGGATCCCCGACGAGCCTTCCAGCACATAGGTGCGATACTGCGTCGCGATCACATAGATCGTGGCGGCAGGCGGCAGTGCCGCCATCAAGACCCCGGTCTGGATCCAGACCGGGTCGAACCCTCCGATCCAGGTGAGAAGAAGATAAGCGATCAGCGGGTGCACGAGGAGCTTGATCGCGATCAGAAACGGCAGTTCGCCCGGCACCCGCCGCAGCGGTCGCAGGCCAACCGTGACGCCGAGAGCAAAAAGCGCGCAGGGCGCGGCAGACCCCCCAAGAAGCGACAGGAACCGCTCGAGCGGCGCAGGAAGGCCAACACCGATGAAAGCGGCGAGAACACCCGCGAGCGTCGCTAGGATAAAAGGATGCAGGAGCACTTTGCGGGGAATCGACTTCAAGATTGAGCCGATCGGCTGATGACTTGCCCCGCTCATCGCCATCATGAGGGGCGCCAGCGTGAAGACGAGGGTCACGTCGAAGCTGAAGATCAGCGCCGCCGGTGCGGCCGCCTGCGGCCCAAGCGCGACGATCGCCAGCGGCGCACCCATATAGCCGACATTGCCGTAGCCCCCGACGAGCCCCTGAACGGTCGCCTCCGGAATGCGACCGTCGTTCTTGAGCACCGCAAACGCGAAGGCGAAAGCAAACGCGGTATAGGTCGCAAAAGTGGTCGCGAAAATGAAGCTGCCGTTCGTCAGCTCTTCGATCGGCGTCTTCGAGAGCACCTCGAAGAAGAGCGCCGGAAGCGCGAAATAGATCACGTAGAGGTTCAGCCAAGCGAGCGCCTTCTCATCCTCGTGCCAGATGCGGCCGGCGACGAAACCGAGAAGGATCAGACCAAAGAATG
This genomic interval carries:
- a CDS encoding AEC family transporter, with product MSDIVGLALPFFGLILLGFVAGRIWHEDEKALAWLNLYVIYFALPALFFEVLSKTPIEELTNGSFIFATTFATYTAFAFAFAFAVLKNDGRIPEATVQGLVGGYGNVGYMGAPLAIVALGPQAAAPAALIFSFDVTLVFTLAPLMMAMSGASHQPIGSILKSIPRKVLLHPFILATLAGVLAAFIGVGLPAPLERFLSLLGGSAAPCALFALGVTVGLRPLRRVPGELPFLIAIKLLVHPLIAYLLLTWIGGFDPVWIQTGVLMAALPPAATIYVIATQYRTYVLEGSSGILLGTAASVVTVSLVLYLVTTGLLPLDPFGS